One genomic region from Dehalobacter restrictus DSM 9455 encodes:
- a CDS encoding HAD family hydrolase: MAPTDDPITAQVACKLRSLERQGIRIVFISGRTASYLAGLARGIGICQPLVAGENGGVIFEPLRKWEKKLEAIPHQIGEVMKQDLLKKFPDLWFQPNQTMLTAAPKDFSTVNLLYQAVQALEPVKRNKYKINRYDDCVEVMPKENSKGRALAVVKEILGIRSEEVIVFGNTIVDLPMKDETNDFLMIGDAAVAEGISNYPCIEEALDYLESNL, from the coding sequence TTGGCACCAACGGACGATCCGATTACTGCCCAGGTAGCCTGTAAATTAAGATCGCTGGAACGTCAGGGGATCAGAATTGTTTTTATTTCCGGTCGGACGGCTTCCTACCTGGCGGGATTGGCTAGGGGAATTGGGATCTGTCAACCTTTGGTTGCAGGAGAAAACGGCGGCGTTATTTTTGAGCCGCTGCGTAAATGGGAGAAAAAGCTTGAAGCTATCCCGCACCAGATAGGTGAGGTAATGAAGCAAGATCTTCTGAAAAAATTTCCGGATCTCTGGTTTCAGCCCAATCAGACGATGCTGACTGCCGCACCTAAGGATTTTTCCACGGTTAATTTATTGTATCAGGCAGTACAAGCTCTGGAACCGGTGAAGAGAAATAAGTATAAAATCAATCGATACGATGATTGTGTAGAGGTCATGCCCAAAGAAAACAGCAAGGGTCGGGCCCTTGCTGTGGTCAAAGAGATCCTTGGTATTCGCAGTGAGGAAGTCATTGTATTTGGAAATACGATCGTGGATTTGCCAATGAAAGACGAAACAAACGATTTCCTTATGATCGGGGATGCAGCCGTTGCGGAAGGTATCAGCAACTACCCCTG
- a CDS encoding pilus assembly protein TadG-related protein — MRKLLKNEDGNITILFAALLIVLFGFTGLVVDIGGMYLNRLHLFEVGQIIRDARFNETLAIDHSENPEATLNDIADTYAVLNGLDESQVSVDYYQTKLTETERNYELDINLTDTYDCIFIKIFGIDTQTINVTIHGTSTAAKSPRIWAPGRK, encoded by the coding sequence ATGCGTAAACTTTTAAAAAATGAAGATGGAAATATCACAATTCTATTTGCTGCCCTGTTAATTGTATTGTTTGGGTTTACAGGACTTGTTGTAGATATTGGCGGGATGTACTTAAATCGTCTACACTTGTTTGAGGTTGGGCAAATAATCAGGGATGCGCGTTTTAATGAAACATTGGCGATCGATCATTCGGAAAATCCTGAAGCGACGCTCAATGACATTGCCGACACCTATGCAGTATTAAATGGACTGGATGAAAGCCAGGTAAGCGTAGATTATTATCAGACAAAACTGACGGAAACAGAACGAAATTACGAATTGGATATTAATCTTACAGATACCTATGACTGCATATTTATAAAAATCTTCGGTATTGATACCCAAACAATTAATGTGACCATACATGGAACCAGTACAGCTGCAAAATCACCCCGAATATGGGCTCCAGGAAGAAAGTAG
- a CDS encoding YigZ family protein, producing MEAFKTIERETEAEQVVEKSRFIALVKYIEGTAEAEKNMKEIREVLPNARHYVYAYRIHEGRIEKASDDGEPQGTGGRPVMELLQHRQLWNIQIIVVRYFGGILLGTGGLTRAYGGTARLALENTAIVQLVPHRIYVLRIPYSWFEQIRYGLKQKGMESGNEKFSEEIDLEVYIRDGDQDTFTGWLHEFTNGQVSWKDAGAVLKSVSV from the coding sequence GTGGAAGCATTTAAAACAATCGAGAGAGAGACAGAGGCCGAACAAGTCGTTGAAAAATCAAGGTTTATCGCTTTGGTTAAATATATCGAAGGCACGGCCGAAGCCGAAAAAAATATGAAGGAAATCCGGGAAGTCCTTCCTAATGCCCGTCATTATGTATACGCTTACCGTATTCACGAAGGCAGGATTGAGAAAGCCTCGGATGACGGCGAACCGCAGGGTACAGGGGGAAGACCGGTCATGGAACTGCTCCAGCACCGGCAGCTCTGGAACATCCAGATCATTGTTGTGCGTTATTTTGGCGGTATCCTGCTTGGTACCGGTGGACTTACAAGAGCCTATGGCGGGACAGCCCGCCTTGCATTGGAGAACACAGCGATTGTCCAGCTCGTTCCGCACCGGATCTATGTACTCCGGATTCCGTACTCCTGGTTTGAACAGATCCGGTACGGCCTGAAGCAAAAGGGCATGGAAAGCGGTAATGAAAAGTTTAGTGAAGAAATTGATCTTGAAGTATACATCCGGGATGGAGATCAGGATACCTTTACTGGCTGGCTGCATGAATTCACCAACGGGCAGGTTTCCTGGAAGGATGCTGGGGCTGTATTAAAGTCGGTTAGCGTATAG
- a CDS encoding ABC transporter permease: MLKNNSRRFRPPAVLLRYAPALFFLVVLLAVWQLTVNYFSIPRWLLPSPSQIGKALWNTKDVIWGHTKATIIETTLGLGLAVALGMTVSTLMTLFPLSRRVFYPFLIISQTIPLIAVAPLLLLWLGYGVLPKILIVVLVCFFPIAISLLEGLELSDLDLLHLLQSMGASKWQVFSLIRWPHAMPALFSGLKIAAAYSVMTAVISEWLGASQGLGVYLLRSSNNFLTDRVFAAIIAITALSFFYYAIIIILTRLLLPWYSRYRRTS, encoded by the coding sequence TTGCTGAAAAACAATAGCCGGAGATTCCGACCACCGGCTGTACTGCTGAGGTATGCCCCTGCCCTTTTCTTTTTGGTTGTGCTGCTGGCAGTCTGGCAGCTTACGGTAAATTACTTCAGCATCCCCCGCTGGCTTCTTCCCTCTCCTTCTCAGATCGGGAAAGCTCTCTGGAATACGAAGGACGTGATCTGGGGCCATACCAAAGCAACGATCATTGAGACGACGTTGGGCTTAGGGCTCGCTGTTGCTCTGGGCATGACGGTCAGCACACTAATGACGCTGTTTCCGCTGTCTCGGCGGGTGTTTTACCCATTTCTGATCATTTCCCAGACGATCCCCTTGATAGCGGTCGCACCGCTGCTGTTGCTCTGGCTGGGGTATGGGGTACTGCCTAAAATCTTGATTGTCGTTCTGGTCTGTTTTTTTCCGATCGCGATCAGTTTGCTTGAAGGCCTTGAATTAAGCGATTTAGATCTTCTGCATCTGCTGCAAAGCATGGGCGCATCCAAATGGCAGGTATTCTCCCTAATCCGTTGGCCTCACGCTATGCCGGCACTGTTTTCAGGCTTGAAAATTGCTGCTGCCTACAGTGTCATGACGGCTGTCATCAGTGAATGGCTTGGAGCAAGCCAAGGGCTCGGTGTCTATCTGCTGCGTTCTTCGAATAATTTCCTTACCGACAGAGTATTTGCAGCAATCATTGCAATCACTGCTCTCAGCTTCTTTTATTATGCAATCATTATTATTCTGACCAGGCTACTGCTTCCCTGGTATTCCCGATACAGACGGACAAGCTGA
- a CDS encoding cobalamin B12-binding domain-containing protein, protein MVDLKVLTQAMSDLDEDVLNKAIDEVLSKDDNAAEAQEVVKACQQGMTLVGERYDSGEYFIGDLVFAGEVLQSVMDKLKPALSAGSSAKGGKIVLATVFGDIHDIGKNIFRSVAEAASFEVIDLGINVPVNQIVDKVKEVNPDIIGLSGVLTLALDSKKETVNALNEAGLRNSVKVIIGGVPVNENVCKSIGADAFSTNAAEGVKICQRWVG, encoded by the coding sequence GTGGTGGATTTGAAAGTCCTGACTCAAGCGATGTCCGATTTGGACGAAGACGTGCTAAACAAGGCCATTGATGAAGTACTAAGTAAAGACGACAATGCCGCAGAAGCTCAAGAAGTTGTTAAAGCTTGTCAGCAAGGTATGACACTCGTAGGTGAACGCTATGATTCGGGCGAGTACTTTATTGGAGATTTGGTCTTCGCCGGGGAAGTGTTGCAAAGTGTAATGGACAAGCTCAAACCGGCTTTAAGTGCAGGTTCCTCAGCAAAAGGCGGAAAGATTGTTTTAGCTACAGTCTTTGGAGATATTCATGACATAGGCAAAAATATTTTCAGATCCGTGGCTGAAGCCGCGAGTTTTGAGGTGATCGACCTGGGGATCAATGTTCCGGTTAACCAGATCGTGGACAAGGTAAAAGAGGTTAACCCTGATATTATAGGATTAAGCGGCGTACTGACTTTGGCGCTGGATAGTAAGAAAGAAACAGTTAATGCGCTTAATGAAGCAGGCCTTAGAAATTCAGTTAAGGTGATTATCGGCGGAGTACCCGTTAATGAGAATGTATGTAAAAGTATAGGTGCCGATGCCTTTTCGACAAACGCAGCTGAAGGTGTAAAAATATGCCAGAGATGGGTGGGTTGA
- a CDS encoding TadE/TadG family type IV pilus assembly protein — translation MVRDIERIRLKGRVFNLMRMLKNENGQALVEFALVLPLFLTLTFAVIDLGWMMNKYLTFDYAYRNASWTMGISYDSDYSQTISGESAKKAIKEAMEKTSSLVDEEDLSVSDAKLKCWTEKKDYYTPKSGGGTDQNTKKWRYAQITASLVYTVEPLTPVGRVIFGEQLTFTKNLKKNRLIMTKEG, via the coding sequence ATGGTTAGAGATATCGAACGGATACGTTTGAAGGGAAGGGTGTTCAATTTGATGCGCATGCTAAAAAATGAAAATGGACAGGCACTTGTTGAATTTGCCCTGGTACTTCCTTTATTTCTAACGTTAACGTTTGCTGTGATAGATTTAGGGTGGATGATGAATAAGTATCTTACTTTTGATTACGCTTATCGCAATGCGTCTTGGACAATGGGTATAAGCTATGATAGTGATTATTCCCAAACTATCAGTGGAGAATCTGCCAAAAAAGCAATAAAAGAGGCAATGGAAAAGACATCGTCGCTGGTTGATGAGGAAGATCTGTCTGTGAGTGATGCCAAGTTAAAATGTTGGACTGAAAAGAAAGACTACTACACGCCCAAAAGTGGCGGCGGTACGGATCAAAATACAAAAAAATGGAGATATGCGCAGATCACAGCCAGTTTAGTTTATACAGTTGAACCGTTGACTCCGGTAGGAAGAGTGATATTCGGAGAACAGCTGACATTTACGAAAAACCTTAAAAAAAATCGACTGATTATGACAAAAGAAGGTTAG
- a CDS encoding ABC transporter substrate-binding protein: MKTKKILVTFIVLLLILTVTLSGCSKQAEQNSVQNNQPVKLTLMLDWTPNTNHTGLFVAQDKGYFKDQGLEVNIVNPSSQGTLEQLVATGKVDFGISAQEQVTSARLSDLPLVSLATIIQHNTSGFVSLRSKNILTAKDFEGKTYGGWGLPSETAILTALMQKENADFSKINMVNIGETDQLASLNSNIDLTWIFYGWTGIQAEIRGQELNMIWLKDIDPALDYYTPVIVSNEEMIQSNPDTVRKMMQAIGAGYEYAIGNPEESAEILIKYAPESDPEMIKRSQAWLSPQYKADAKQWGVQKATVWENYSKWLYDNKLVTKMMDSSKAFTNDFLPTR; this comes from the coding sequence ATGAAAACGAAAAAGATATTGGTTACGTTTATTGTGCTCCTTCTGATTCTCACTGTGACTCTTTCGGGTTGCAGCAAACAGGCTGAACAGAACTCCGTCCAGAATAACCAGCCGGTTAAACTAACGCTTATGCTGGACTGGACACCGAATACGAATCATACCGGGCTATTTGTTGCTCAGGATAAAGGCTATTTCAAAGACCAGGGACTCGAAGTCAACATTGTCAACCCATCGAGCCAAGGAACACTCGAGCAGCTTGTTGCAACCGGAAAGGTAGATTTTGGTATCAGTGCACAGGAACAGGTTACATCTGCCCGCCTCAGTGACTTGCCACTTGTCTCTCTGGCAACTATCATTCAACACAACACCTCTGGTTTTGTCTCGCTGAGAAGCAAGAATATCCTGACAGCCAAGGATTTTGAAGGAAAAACATACGGCGGCTGGGGGTTGCCTTCGGAAACCGCGATCCTTACAGCGCTGATGCAAAAAGAAAATGCCGACTTCAGCAAAATCAACATGGTCAATATCGGGGAAACCGATCAGTTGGCCTCTTTGAATAGCAATATTGATCTGACCTGGATTTTCTATGGTTGGACAGGTATCCAGGCTGAAATCAGAGGACAGGAACTTAATATGATCTGGCTGAAAGATATCGACCCTGCCCTCGATTATTACACACCGGTCATTGTCTCGAACGAGGAAATGATTCAGAGTAACCCCGATACTGTCCGCAAAATGATGCAGGCAATCGGTGCCGGCTACGAATATGCAATTGGGAATCCGGAAGAATCAGCTGAAATCTTGATCAAATACGCTCCTGAATCCGATCCGGAAATGATCAAACGCAGTCAGGCCTGGCTGAGCCCGCAGTACAAAGCCGATGCGAAACAATGGGGTGTCCAGAAAGCAACTGTCTGGGAAAACTACAGCAAGTGGCTCTATGACAATAAGCTCGTCACCAAAATGATGGATTCATCCAAAGCTTTTACCAATGATTTTCTTCCGACCAGATAA
- a CDS encoding thiamine-binding protein, translating into MAKITMAFQVIPKVEESRIYPVVDEAIKVVAQSGLPYEVGPMETALEGEPDEIWQVIKDAMEACIKAGASRVMTNVKIDYVPQGSTINEKIAKYR; encoded by the coding sequence TTGGCGAAGATAACAATGGCCTTTCAGGTCATTCCAAAAGTTGAGGAATCCAGAATCTATCCGGTTGTTGATGAAGCAATCAAAGTTGTCGCCCAAAGCGGCCTTCCCTACGAAGTCGGTCCGATGGAAACAGCACTTGAAGGAGAGCCTGATGAAATCTGGCAGGTCATCAAAGATGCTATGGAGGCTTGTATCAAAGCCGGGGCTTCCAGGGTAATGACCAATGTAAAAATTGACTATGTACCCCAGGGTTCCACGATCAATGAGAAAATTGCCAAGTACCGCTGA
- a CDS encoding demethylmenaquinone methyltransferase → MDFAGKDKSEYVKETFNAIAGKYDLMNSLMSMGMDNAWRAKAVRIVEAKPGMKMIDLCCGTGKLTREIAVAVGDSGRVTGVDFSEEMLVVGRKNIENDRYKASIELLQGNAMSLPFTDNSFDGATVGWGLRNLPDLRRGIREMIRVVKPGSMVVSLDMGKPTIPVFKQFYWLYFEKIVPWLGKIHGGKQKEYTYLYDSACEFESQRQLTLIFAECGLQDTGYKNLVGGVVAIVYGRKPK, encoded by the coding sequence ATGGATTTTGCAGGCAAAGATAAATCAGAATACGTCAAGGAAACGTTTAACGCGATTGCCGGGAAATATGATCTAATGAATTCCCTGATGAGTATGGGGATGGATAACGCCTGGCGGGCCAAAGCAGTCAGGATTGTCGAGGCTAAACCCGGAATGAAGATGATTGACCTGTGCTGCGGAACCGGCAAGCTTACCAGAGAAATTGCCGTCGCCGTCGGGGATTCCGGCAGAGTCACCGGAGTCGATTTTTCAGAGGAAATGCTGGTTGTGGGCCGGAAAAATATTGAAAATGACCGTTACAAAGCGAGTATTGAGCTTTTGCAGGGCAATGCGATGAGCTTGCCTTTTACCGACAACAGTTTTGACGGAGCGACCGTTGGCTGGGGGCTCAGGAATCTTCCTGATCTGCGCCGCGGAATCCGGGAAATGATCCGTGTTGTCAAACCTGGTTCGATGGTTGTATCTCTGGATATGGGAAAACCGACTATACCGGTTTTCAAACAGTTTTACTGGCTGTATTTTGAGAAGATCGTCCCGTGGCTGGGAAAAATCCACGGCGGAAAACAAAAAGAATACACGTATCTTTATGATTCAGCCTGTGAGTTTGAATCTCAGCGTCAGCTCACCCTGATCTTTGCTGAATGCGGACTTCAGGATACGGGATATAAAAATCTTGTCGGCGGTGTTGTGGCGATCGTGTATGGCCGAAAACCAAAATGA
- a CDS encoding late competence development ComFB family protein: MYELKNFSEVIVKKTLEDYLPVANIPCKCERCQADIMAFVLNRFPPRYYVSLKGEVMTHFESQMFPDKARVLAEVVGAAQIVAAFPSHPLDQKEE; this comes from the coding sequence ATGTATGAACTAAAAAATTTTAGTGAAGTCATCGTGAAGAAAACACTGGAAGATTATCTGCCCGTCGCCAATATCCCTTGCAAATGCGAACGGTGTCAGGCCGACATAATGGCTTTTGTACTGAACCGCTTCCCTCCAAGATATTATGTTTCCTTAAAAGGCGAAGTCATGACACACTTTGAATCACAAATGTTTCCGGACAAAGCCCGAGTTTTGGCAGAAGTCGTTGGTGCTGCCCAGATAGTTGCTGCTTTCCCGTCCCATCCGCTTGACCAGAAAGAAGAATAA
- a CDS encoding TadE/TadG family type IV pilus assembly protein, giving the protein MKIREFISLRKIRECKKGQAMVEFALVLPILLLFFGFILDAGRIVDAQVLVQSAANEGIRQVTSKTNIKEQVKNSISDYTDRLDFDQLTVEAKAGETKRRNYTYHANKGSQFQELPSYYTYFNATVTLEYDVPVLMPQSKLFLVMNLGYCQHLLRRCF; this is encoded by the coding sequence ATGAAAATCAGAGAATTTATTAGTTTAAGAAAAATACGGGAATGCAAAAAAGGTCAGGCTATGGTGGAATTTGCACTGGTTTTGCCTATCTTACTACTATTTTTTGGTTTTATTTTGGATGCCGGACGAATTGTCGATGCACAAGTATTGGTACAGAGTGCAGCAAATGAGGGAATCCGGCAAGTTACCAGCAAGACAAATATCAAAGAACAAGTAAAAAATTCCATTAGTGATTATACAGACAGATTGGATTTTGATCAGTTAACCGTTGAGGCCAAAGCTGGAGAGACAAAACGAAGGAATTATACGTATCATGCGAACAAGGGATCTCAATTTCAAGAATTACCAAGCTATTATACATATTTTAACGCGACAGTAACCTTGGAATATGATGTACCGGTGCTCATGCCGCAGTCAAAATTGTTTTTGGTGATGAATTTAGGGTATTGTCAACATTTACTTCGCAGGTGTTTTTAG
- a CDS encoding CBS domain-containing protein — translation MRVMDIMSTDVSWVDPAAKVTDIAKIMRDKDIGAVPVVQAGKVLGIITDRDIVLRVIASNKDVNQMTAEQCMTVDPICIDGTQDIDTVAETMAEYQVKRLPVLNKGQIIGVIALGDLAIENIHINEAGEALNGISRGISH, via the coding sequence ATGCGGGTCATGGATATTATGTCAACAGATGTAAGCTGGGTGGACCCAGCAGCCAAAGTTACGGATATCGCTAAAATTATGAGAGATAAAGATATTGGTGCTGTTCCGGTCGTTCAGGCCGGCAAAGTATTGGGAATTATTACAGACCGGGATATTGTTCTGAGGGTCATCGCTTCGAACAAGGATGTCAACCAGATGACGGCCGAGCAGTGCATGACGGTAGATCCAATCTGTATCGATGGCACGCAGGATATCGATACTGTTGCTGAAACCATGGCTGAATACCAGGTAAAACGTCTTCCTGTGCTGAACAAGGGGCAAATTATTGGGGTCATTGCGTTAGGTGACCTCGCGATTGAAAATATTCATATCAATGAGGCTGGAGAGGCTTTAAACGGGATATCGCGAGGCATCAGCCATTAA
- a CDS encoding acyltransferase family protein, protein MNQRDPYFDNLKFMLIVLVVVGHMIEPLIYIPAFKSIYAFIYSFHMPLFVFISGYFAKNIDDPKYEIKIISKLVIPYVIFEMIYSVFDFWIFHKESLHFTFFTPYWIMWFLFSMIIWKVALPYVVRIRYALPVTFLFGLIAGYTGELGYYASLSRIVVFFPFFLAGFYFEKKHLEKLLTKNWRFAAGGVMLLAFLAFCYFGQNYTVTWFYGSASYQALGATEWFAGLYRGGIYLLAVVLGLSLLLLVPGRKVPLVSALGRNTMYTYLLHGLIVKALVAYGFYQVLQTGPQRALVIILGAALAIILALNGIRTLFKWMVEPKVSFLFKENSK, encoded by the coding sequence ATGAATCAAAGAGATCCGTACTTCGACAACCTGAAATTCATGCTGATTGTTTTGGTGGTTGTCGGTCATATGATTGAACCCCTGATCTATATTCCAGCTTTCAAATCCATTTATGCGTTTATTTATTCATTTCATATGCCGCTGTTTGTTTTCATTTCCGGCTATTTTGCCAAGAATATTGATGATCCGAAATATGAGATAAAAATTATCAGCAAACTAGTCATACCCTATGTTATTTTCGAAATGATCTATTCCGTTTTTGACTTTTGGATTTTCCATAAGGAAAGCCTGCATTTTACTTTTTTTACGCCGTACTGGATCATGTGGTTTTTATTCAGCATGATTATTTGGAAAGTGGCGCTGCCTTATGTGGTCAGGATCAGATATGCACTGCCTGTTACATTTCTTTTCGGCCTTATTGCCGGATATACGGGTGAGCTGGGTTACTATGCGAGCCTGTCGCGGATTGTTGTTTTCTTTCCGTTTTTCCTGGCAGGCTTTTATTTTGAGAAAAAGCATCTGGAAAAGCTGCTGACGAAAAATTGGCGCTTCGCTGCTGGCGGTGTTATGCTACTGGCTTTTCTGGCTTTCTGTTATTTTGGTCAGAATTATACCGTTACGTGGTTTTATGGGAGCGCATCTTATCAGGCGCTTGGCGCTACGGAATGGTTCGCAGGTCTATACCGTGGAGGTATTTACCTGCTGGCTGTAGTTTTAGGTCTGAGCCTGCTGCTGCTGGTGCCTGGCAGGAAGGTTCCTCTGGTTTCAGCGTTGGGGCGCAATACGATGTATACGTATCTGCTTCATGGATTGATCGTGAAGGCCCTTGTTGCATACGGGTTTTATCAGGTTTTGCAGACAGGACCGCAGCGAGCGCTGGTAATAATACTTGGGGCAGCGCTGGCAATCATCCTGGCCTTGAACGGAATTAGAACTTTATTTAAATGGATGGTTGAACCCAAGGTGTCTTTTCTTTTTAAGGAGAACAGCAAATGA
- a CDS encoding ABC transporter ATP-binding protein — protein MTLALKNLSKTYIENGQSMEIFRDLNLTIESGSFVSLIGPSGSGKSTLCNLIAGIEKPDQGQILLDDQEITGMPGHVGYMFQKDLLLPWRTLRENVTLGCDLRRQDKKISSVEAIKGLEHFGLLDFADYYPHQLSGGMKQRGALLRTILFGQPTLLLDEPFGALDALTRREMQLWLLSIWIETKHTVLFITHDIEEAILLSDKIFVLSKYPAEVVEIIDVPFPRPRDPELIFSSGILPLKTKLFHLLGT, from the coding sequence TTGACACTTGCCTTAAAAAACCTTTCGAAAACCTATATCGAAAACGGTCAATCCATGGAGATTTTCCGGGATTTGAATCTGACCATCGAGAGCGGTTCTTTCGTCTCCCTGATCGGGCCTTCCGGTTCCGGCAAGAGTACGCTGTGCAATCTTATCGCCGGTATTGAAAAGCCCGACCAGGGGCAAATCCTTCTCGATGACCAAGAAATCACCGGAATGCCAGGACATGTCGGCTACATGTTTCAAAAAGACCTGCTTCTTCCGTGGCGGACTCTTCGGGAAAATGTAACGCTGGGCTGCGATCTCAGACGCCAGGATAAAAAAATCTCTTCAGTCGAGGCCATCAAGGGTCTGGAACATTTCGGGCTGCTCGATTTTGCCGATTACTATCCTCATCAGCTTTCCGGCGGCATGAAACAGCGTGGCGCCCTGCTCCGAACCATCCTATTCGGACAGCCCACGCTGCTTTTGGATGAGCCTTTCGGGGCGCTTGATGCCCTGACCCGCAGAGAAATGCAGCTTTGGCTGCTGTCAATCTGGATTGAAACGAAGCATACCGTGCTCTTTATTACCCATGATATTGAAGAAGCAATTCTGCTGTCGGATAAAATTTTTGTACTCAGCAAATACCCGGCAGAAGTTGTCGAGATCATCGACGTTCCGTTTCCCCGGCCGCGTGATCCGGAACTGATTTTTTCTTCCGGGATATTGCCTTTGAAGACAAAACTGTTTCACTTGCTGGGAACTTGA